A part of Brassica rapa cultivar Chiifu-401-42 chromosome A05, CAAS_Brap_v3.01, whole genome shotgun sequence genomic DNA contains:
- the LOC103867006 gene encoding uncharacterized protein LOC103867006 isoform X1, whose translation MDKKKSVSGSSSSSFDHLFGPRNSSSSSSSTTGLFQSIFPPPATGAQADLANRNGAAKYEHPNFGISYERGEMRKNKEKKNYQNEETQPPCNLSSSIYYGGQENYPSSTPPQSTNNPDAVSVSLTTNIIVLSIGKVKTSTRIRFPSYASKAI comes from the exons ATGGACAAGAAAAAGTCAGTATCTggttcctcttcttcatctttcgATCATCTTTTTGGTCCAAGAAACTCTTCCTCGTCTTCTTCATCAACAACAGGATTGTTCCAATCCATTTTCCCACCACCTGCAACG GGGGCTCAAGCAGACTTGGCAAATCGAAATGGAGCTGCCAAATATGAGCATCCGAATTTTGGGATTTCAT ATGAAAGAGGAGAAATGAGGAAAAATAAGGAGAAAAAGAATTACCAAAATGAAGAAACACAACCACCATGCAACTTGAGCTCATCCATTTACTATGGGGGCCAAGAAAACTATCCTTCttcaacaccaccacaatcaaCAAACAATCCAGATGCTGTAAGTGTTTCTTTAACTACCAATATCATTGTGTTAAGTATCGGTAAAGTTAAGACTAGTACTCGGATTAGGTTTCCATCTTATGCAAGCAAAGCAATCTAA
- the LOC103867006 gene encoding uncharacterized protein LOC103867006 isoform X3, whose product MDKKKSVSGSSSSSFDHLFGPRNSSSSSSSTTGLFQSIFPPPATGAQADLANRNGAAKYEHPNFGISYERGEMRKNKEKKNYQNEETQPPCNLSSSIYYGGQENYPSSTPPQSTNNPDAYKKNGKEGDSESASRGNWWEGSVYY is encoded by the exons ATGGACAAGAAAAAGTCAGTATCTggttcctcttcttcatctttcgATCATCTTTTTGGTCCAAGAAACTCTTCCTCGTCTTCTTCATCAACAACAGGATTGTTCCAATCCATTTTCCCACCACCTGCAACG GGGGCTCAAGCAGACTTGGCAAATCGAAATGGAGCTGCCAAATATGAGCATCCGAATTTTGGGATTTCAT ATGAAAGAGGAGAAATGAGGAAAAATAAGGAGAAAAAGAATTACCAAAATGAAGAAACACAACCACCATGCAACTTGAGCTCATCCATTTACTATGGGGGCCAAGAAAACTATCCTTCttcaacaccaccacaatcaaCAAACAATCCAGATGCT TATAAGAAAAATGGAAAGGAAGGCGATTCTGAAAGTGCTTCAAGAGGAAACTGGTGGGAAG GCTCAGTTTATTACTAG
- the LOC103867006 gene encoding uncharacterized protein LOC103867006 isoform X2: MDKKKSVSGSSSSSFDHLFGPRNSSSSSSSTTGLFQSIFPPPATGAQADLANRNGAAKYEHPNFGISYERGEMRKNKEKKNYQNEETQPPCNLSSSIYYGGQENYPSSTPPQSTNNPDAYKKNGKEGDSESASRGNWWEGKITNILSI, encoded by the exons ATGGACAAGAAAAAGTCAGTATCTggttcctcttcttcatctttcgATCATCTTTTTGGTCCAAGAAACTCTTCCTCGTCTTCTTCATCAACAACAGGATTGTTCCAATCCATTTTCCCACCACCTGCAACG GGGGCTCAAGCAGACTTGGCAAATCGAAATGGAGCTGCCAAATATGAGCATCCGAATTTTGGGATTTCAT ATGAAAGAGGAGAAATGAGGAAAAATAAGGAGAAAAAGAATTACCAAAATGAAGAAACACAACCACCATGCAACTTGAGCTCATCCATTTACTATGGGGGCCAAGAAAACTATCCTTCttcaacaccaccacaatcaaCAAACAATCCAGATGCT TATAAGAAAAATGGAAAGGAAGGCGATTCTGAAAGTGCTTCAAGAGGAAACTGGTGGGAAGGTAAGATTACAAACATTTTGTCTATATAA